A window of the Dioscorea cayenensis subsp. rotundata cultivar TDr96_F1 chromosome 14, TDr96_F1_v2_PseudoChromosome.rev07_lg8_w22 25.fasta, whole genome shotgun sequence genome harbors these coding sequences:
- the LOC120275113 gene encoding E3 ubiquitin-protein ligase RMA3-like — MPMESIADLCLGTALEEPQLNQEPLKKCVVPEVAPSSANGCFDCNICLDFATDPVVTLCGHLYCWPCIYKWLQVQTVKPQQCPVCKATLLANTLVPLYSRGHDSALKNSSRSSDIPCRPSIHSDQEHGHRLHNVSPPLVETRMMNSTAGGVLGGMAMAVLPWALRNDESLGLYHSNSYYQIVNGGNTRLRRQEMELETSLHQIWTFLFCCAILCLLLF, encoded by the coding sequence ATGCCGATGGAAAGTATTGCAGATCTATGTTTGGGTACAGCGCTTGAAGAACCTCAGCTCAATCAGGAACCTCTAAAGAAATGTGTCGTTCCTGAAGTTGCACCTTCTTCTGCCAATGGCTGCTTTGACTGCAACATCTGCCTAGACTTTGCCACCGACCCAGTTGTTACCCTTTGTGGCCACCTCTACTGCTGGCCTTGCATTTACAAATGGTTGCAGGTCCAAACAGTAAAACCACAGCAATGCCCTGTTTGCAAAGCAACCCTCTTGGCAAACACTCTGGTTCCGCTCTATAGCCGTGGTCACGACTCTGCTCTTAAGAACTCCAGCCGTAGCTCTGATATCCCATGCAGGCCAAGCATTCATTCAGATCAAGAACATGGCCACAGGCTTCACAACGTGTCACCTCCTTTAGTGGAGACTAGGATGATGAATTCAACCGCCGGCGGAGTGCTCGGAGGGATGGCAATGGCAGTGCTACCATGGGCATTGCGGAACGATGAGTCCCTGGGTTTGTACCATTCGAATTCGTATTATCAGATAGTGAATGGCGGCAATACGAGGCTTAGGAGGCAGGAGATGGAGTTGGAAACATCACTACATCAGATTTGGACCTTCCTCTTCTGCTGTGCAATACTATGTCTTTTATTGTTCTAA
- the LOC120275914 gene encoding endoglucanase 13, translated as MASFILKLTVLSLCMLMVTGFDYKDALDKSLLFFEAQRSGKLPDNQRVRWRGDSGLSDGFAQGVDLVGGYYDAGDHVKFGLPMAYSVTMLSWSIIEFEKEITDVNQLEHALDAIKWGTDYFIKAHKQPNTLWAQVGDGDSDHYCWERSEDMSTPRTAYKVDAEHPGSDIAGETAAALAAASIAFKPYDSSYSQLLLVHAKQLFYFANTFRGKYDESIPNARAYYPSGNGYYDELLWSAAWLFEATNDQFYLNYVIENSALMGGTGWAVTEFSWDNKYAGLQVLLSKVLLSGGNEAHQAILKQYQAKAEFFLCACLQKNNGHNVPMTPGGLLFVDGWNNMQYVSSASFLLAVYSNYLSMANAKLYCPAGETQPFELLTFAQSQADYILGKNPKAMSYMVGYQDKYPAHVHHRGASIPSVSILKSPIGCLEGFELWYNRQEANPNIIAGALVGGPNQKDEFYDQRNNYEQTEPAIAGTAPLVGLFARLSSLSGGSGYVPRNSSPKQSRQSAYVPRDSSPKRIEQNENPVEILHSITKVWKHNGVDYYRHKVNIKNTCGKPITELKLAMENLSGPIWGLLPTLEKNVYELPSWIKVLNPGSQFTFVYVQEGPQAKVSVLSYH; from the exons ATGGCGAGCTTCATCCTCAAACTCACTGTCTTGTCCCTTTGCATGTTAATGGTCACTGGCTTTGATTACAAGGATGCTCTTGATAAGAGCTTGTTGTTCTTTGAGGCTCAGAGATCCGGCAAGCTTCCGGATAATCAGAGAGTGAGGTGGCGTGGTGATTCCGGTCTTAGTGATGGGTTTGCTCAAGGG GTCGATTTGGTTGGAGGATATTATGATGCTGGTGATCATGTGAAGTTTGGTTTGCCAATGGCTTATTCTGTGACAATGCTCTCATGGAGTATTATTGAGTTTGAGAAAGAGATCACTGATGTTAACCAATTGGAGCATGCTTTGGATGCTATCAAATGGGGGACTGATTACTTCATCAAAGctcacaaacaaccaaacactcTCTGGGCACAG GTTGGAGATGGAGACAGTGATCATTATTGCTGGGAGAGGTCGGAAGACATGTCGACTCCGAGGACCGCTTACAAGGTTGACGCAGAGCATCCCGGCTCGGACATCGCCGGAGAGACTGCTGCTGCTTTGGCTGCTGCTTCCATTGCTTTCAAACCTTATGACTCTTCGTACTCTCAACTCCTCCTTGTCCATGCTAAGCAG CTTTTCTACTTTGCGAATACATTTCGAGGCAAATACGATGAGTCTATCCCAAATGCTCGAGCGTATTATCCTTCAGGGAATGGTTACTAT GATGAATTATTATGGTCTGCTGCTTGGCTTTTTGAGGCAACAAATGATCAATTCTATCTAAATTACGTCATTGAGAACTCAGCCTTGATGGGTGGCACTGGATGGGCAGTCACAGAATTCTCTTGGGATAACAAGTATGCAGGGTTACAAGTTCTTTTATCAAAG GTACTGCTTTCTGGAGGTAATGAAGCTCATCAAGCCATTCTAAAGCAATACCAAGCGAAAGCGGAGTTTTTCTTATGTGCTTGTCTTCAGAAAAACAACGGGCACAATGTTCCGATGACCCCAG GAGGGTTATTGTTCGTCGATGGGTGGAATAACATGCAATATGTTTCGTCGGCATCTTTTCTCTTGGCCGTCTACTCCAATTACTTGTCCATGGCCAATGCAAAACTCTACTGCCCGGCTGGTGAAACGCAACCTTTCGAACTGCTTACATTCGCACAGTCTCAG GCCGATTACATTCTCGGAAAGAATCCGAAGGCTATGAGTTACATGGTTGGTTATCAAGACAAATATCCGGCTCATGTGCATCACAGAGGTGCTTCAATTCCATCAGTGTCGATCCTGAAATCTCCGATCGGTTGCCTCGAAGGATTCGAATTATGGTACAATCGTCAAGAGGCAAACCCAAACATTATCGCCGGAGCTCTCGTTGGAGGACCAAACCAAAAGGATGAGTTCTATGACCAACGAAACAACTATGAACAAACTGAACCAGCCATTGCAGGAACAGCTCCTCTTGTCGGCCTTTTTGCAAGATTAAGCAGCCTCTCCGGAGGATCAG GATATGTTCCAAGAAATTCATCACCAAAACAATCCAGACAGAGCG CATATGTTCCAAGAGATTCATCACCGAAACGTATCGAACAAAATG AGAACCCTGTGGAAATCCTCCACTCAATAACTAAAGTATGGAAGCATAACGGTGTCGATTATTATCGGCACAAGGTGAACATAAAGAACACTTGCGGAAAGCCGATTACTGAGCTAAAACTAGCCATGGAAAACCTCTCAGGACCAATATGGGGTCTCCTACCAACATTAGAGAAAAATGTTTATGAGCTTCCTTCATGGATCAAGGTCTTGAATCCTGGTTCTCAATTCACCTTTGTTTATGTCCAAGAAGGTCCTCAAGCCAAGGTTTCAGTCCTGAGCTATCATTGA